The following is a genomic window from Fundulus heteroclitus isolate FHET01 chromosome 16, MU-UCD_Fhet_4.1, whole genome shotgun sequence.
CTGCATGGGTTTAGAaaagctctataccctcagcaggattctggagggggcatgggagtttgcccaaccagtctacatgtgctttgtggatctggagaaggcattcgaccgtgtcccccaagggatcctgtgggggggtactccgggagtatggagtaacggaccctttaataagggcagtcaggtctctgtacgactggtgtcagagtctggtccgcattgccggcagtaagtcggactcgtttccagtgagagttgtcaccgattctgttcataacttttatggacagaatttctaggcgcagccaaggtgttgtgaggatccgttttggtggccttaggattgcgtctctgctattcgcggatgacgtggtcctttTGGCTttatcagggcgtgatctacagctctcgctggagcggttcgcagctgagtgtgaagcggccgggaggaaaatcagtgcctccaaatccgagaccatggtcttgaaccggaaaagggtagaggtccttctccaggttggggaggatgtgctgcccctagtggaggagttcaagtatcttggggtcttgttcacgaatgaggggaagatggagcgggagatcgacaggcggattggtgcaacgtctgctgtgaagcgggcgctgtaccgatccgttgtggtgaagagagagctgagccaaaaggcgaagctctcgatttaccggtcgatctacgttcctaccctcatctatggtcatgagctgtgggtcgtgaccgaaagaacgagatcccggatacaagcggctgaaatgagttttctccgtagtgtgtctgggctctcccttagagatagggtgaggagctcaatcatccggggaggactcagagtagagccactgctcctccatgtcgagaggagccagttgaggtggctcgggcatcggGCATGGTCAGGATCCCTcttggacgcctccctggtgaggtgttccgggcacgtcccaccgggagcaggcccaggggaagacccaggacacgctggagggactatgtctcccggctggcctgggaacaccttgggattcctccggaggagctggcccaagtgaccggggagagggacgtctgggcctccctactgaagctgctacccccgcgacccgaccccggataagcggaagaagaagGACTTACAGATGAACGGGTTTAGAAAATGGCCGTATTGTTACAGATCCtaccacagttctgtaatttgaAGATATGAATTAATTACACAGTAATCTACATCATCCTGAAAACTGATGGCTACAGGTCTTTTTGTTTCTAGAATTAAGTGGACATTTCAACTTGAAATTTTTGacaatgactatttgcacactttttaacttcGCCATAAGTGTTTGTCTGATACACTAATGCAACTGCACAGTAATCTACATAGTCTTTAAAGGGACTGCTTCTgtctttttgacttgaacaCTTTATCAAACACTAAGGGCTATTTGTATGgtttaagcttctcaggaagtgttggtacgatcaaaaaaaggaaaaaagaagtgaaaataTTATGTATTGTGTTAGCGTGTTATGTGTATCTATGTGTATTTTGAGCAGGTGTCTCACCAATTTACCATAATTCATTATGATAACACATAAAGACACTAAAAATTATTGATTATTGAATAGTTTATTTTCTACTATCACAACATGTTTGATGCAACGTCAGTGAATCCATATGATAAATCAGCATGACTGCATTGTGTTAGTGGCAGAAGCAAATTGGAATGTATGCAATTGAATTTAACAAATTTTTTAGATGGCAATAATCatgaagaaaaagcagaatGTTTGACTTGAGTGTAGAGCAAGGTTATTATCATTAACTAAATCTAACAAATTCATGAACACCCcaagcaaaaaacattttcgtttactcaaaaaaaaatgagactttgcaaaataaaacaccgCAAAATGTATGATTGTTTTCTGAGATTTTTTTACACAGaattatttcaatttttttagTGTTCAGCCTTTCCCCTAGCATGTAAGTCATATTACATAAAAGACTAAAACTATaaccaaaactaataaaaactaaactaaacttttaaataaatactaaaaactaattaaaactaaaatagaattgaaaatcaaagtcaaaactaaataataaaatgtatggtAAATTTCAAAACCATGGTGTAGAGGCTATAAAATCTTTTTGGTGGTTAAATGCCTGAGCTTTGTGGATCTGGTTACTGTTATGATGATTTTAttatgtgcagttttttttcccctttattaCCAAAAATAACTTTCCGTTAAACTACCACCATTCAGCATGGTAACAGGGCTTATGACAAGGCTTGAAAGCCTGCACCAGAATTAAATGGAAGCCCAGTTCAAATCTTTTTTATCACAGTCGTCTATGATCATCTGAAACGTAAAGCATGCATTTATAATGTCTCATTTTTCATCACGACCTTCAAGGTTTAACACGAGAGTCTAGACTTCAATGTCCtcatattttaaagtctgttatttctgatttatttaggtCTTGTCAAATAATGCCAAGCTGTAGTCTGTAGACCTGAACATGGCGTGTGGAAATATTGTCAGTCTATACGTTCATCTGTCTGTTTGAGTTTGAGAGAAAAGAGGCCACGGTGAGCCTAGGTACCAGTGTTCTGAACTCTGCATGTGATGACAAAGTGGCCCTAGGGCTCCAGAGGTCTGGGAATGTCCGAGGGAGCGGAGGGTCCAGCCGTCTGGTGAGGTCAAGGGGGACCAGGAGAGGCGGGGGTAGGTACGCTGTGGGTGCGGGGGACGAAAGGTAGGAATGGGATCGGGGGGGTAACCGGGGGTCAGCCTCTGGCTTCAGAGTCAGTGGACCTCATCGGTCAGAAAAACGTGTCCCCTGGTTGAACTCTTCCTGGCCACTGCTTTGCTTTCTGTCATCAATGCACAATCATTGATTTGCCTTTCCAATGCTTATCTTCTTACTATCCCTGAATTCTGTTCACTGTCCAGCTTCGATATTTCTAccatttatttctcctttttatgcAATGGTATTATGTGACGTCCAGCGAGCTGCAACAGAGATCTGCTGTGCTTTGATTTCTCATTCCTATAAGATTGATTTGCTAAAAGGTCAAGCAACAGTGAGTGGGCTTactgagctgctgctgtttggaTCCGCAGATAAACGGAAGACCTGGGAGCAGAGCAGCCAATTAATTTGGGAAGCCTTGCAGAGCCTTTGTTTTCCAAATTGGTTGTGAAGTGCAGCTGTACCAGTTTCCATTAACCAGGGTAcgttgctgtgttttaatttttctttttcaagacCTCACCTCCCCCTGCAGCCCTCACTATTTTTCATATTCTGATCACATCTGTGGCCTTTTTGCACCTAAGGGGAAAAACGAAAAACACGAACTAACGAAAAAAACACGCAAGCATTTGGAACTAAAAACAACAGTGTCTCATATTGTCCAAACGAAACATGAAACAAACATTAGTTTGTGGATGGTTCTGACGAGTTTTACCCTAGGGAGTTTACTTCAACAGCATCCTATGCAAGGCTGCTGTTCCATATGAATatgaaaaatgtctaaaaataaagtgaacacataaacaaactaaacatgCGTAAAAGCAGATAGAATGGCTTCAAATGGGCTGTGGGAAAAACATAAATAGAGGTGACAATCaagccagaaaaacaaaacatttcaataaacaaaaacatgaaaaaccaCAACAGATGCCCCTTGCGTATGCCCTTACACAAACACACGGACGCATGCACGCCCGCAAGCACACTCAAACACTTGTGTTTAACTTCTAACGTAAATGCTGTGCTAAAATGAAAGCCCTTTCAGGGCCCTCTTTTCCTGACCTCGCCAAACAATCACAAGgcaataaaactgtaaaacccCTCAGAGTGAGCAGACTCACAGAAGCAGGATAAACAGAGAATGAAAAGACTAAATTAACTGCCCCAGGCCTCTTACCGTTGTCGCAGCTTCCAGTAGCCTCAAGGCCATCTCCTCTTACGCTGAGGACTCCTGACTACTGGCCTGGAGTTTCTTTTCTGGGCTTGTGTTGTTAGCACTAAGGAACAGAAAAgttcgtttttttttgggggtagATTGGTCAATTGtaggatgtgtgtgtatatttgcGTGTGAGTGGGTGTTTTTTCTAGGCGAAGGACCTGGAAAGACGGGGgaggtgatggtggtggtggtggtggggggtctTCAATGTCTTCCAAGacgacttttttttctcttcttacGTCTATGTGATCTTTGCCCTCCTTCTCTCCTGGCATAAGGGGTCTTGTGTGGAGCTGCTGAATGACAATAGAAGAAGCTTTTAAAGAAGAGCAAATGATTAATGATTTGTTCTTgaataattttcacatttttcttgcGTGCTGTCCTTTCTACCCTGGCAAGTACATAATGGTAGTGGACATTGTTGTAGAGGGTGGGTGTGGGCATCCTCCTGGAAATCTGTTTCCATTCAGAGAGATAGCAAGTAAGGTGGTCATCCCCTTCAAaacgaatatatatatatatatatatatatatatatatatatatatatatatatatatatatatatatatatatatatataaacctaatttatttctattttcatagatagatagatagatagatagatagatagatagatagatagatagatagatagatagatagatagatagatagatagatagatgtgtaAGGGGGTTTCTGTGGCAAGTGGTCCGAGGAGGAATCAGCCAACAAATGGAGAATCGGGCAGTCTTGTGTGTGCACTAACAGACCAATTTTGAGGGcacagttttttgtttaaagttcaTCGAGAAGAATGCTATTTTCTCACCCCCCTCCTCTTGTTCTCTATTTTTCGATACCTgctcaaagaaaagaaaatgaaaattaatATGAGAGCCGCACCTCCCAAAAGAAGCCATTCGTCTTGTTGATTATCTATTTGGTTGTCAAGGCTTGAGCTATTGCGCTGGCCCGCTCCTTTTCCGtaatatctaaaaaataaatagatacaaAAATTCACATCTGCACAtaatgctgtttaaaaatatagaTTGGTGATGTAAAGGGTCGTATACAAAATTATACTTCTTTACgtgttaaaataataaacttgTTTAAAGCAGGGAGGGCTGagggtggtgtgtgtgtgtgtgtgtgtgtgcgtgtgtgtgtgtgtgtgtgtgtgtgtgtgtgtgtgtgtgtgtgtgtgtgtgtgtgtgtgtgtgtgtgcgcgcgcgcggaGGGGGAGGGCTGTCTGTACAGGCCCGGTGCAAGCAGCGCATCTGAGCAGCCGTTAAATTAAGGAGAGAACGGGAGAGAAACGGAAGGACGGTTTGTGATTTAAAACGAGATTACAGGACGTAATGTACCAGGATCACTCCTGGCCGGGAGAGATTAATCATCACAGCCTCTTGATTTCTGAAGACAGCTCACTGCACCTTTGTAGGCAAAACCAACACTGAGATTATATGGAATTATTTATTGTGTGTCAAATGTTCGTTCCAGCGTTAAAACCTGATGAGAAGAGAAGTGCACAGATACAACAaaggaaaaatgaaaaagaaactcTAGCTTTCCAACAGTAggctcatttaaaaacagagtaCATTCCAAATCCAATCCAATATTTTCAAGTCCAATAATACCATTATGtaaaaacatctgaaacagtaaaaaaaataaaaaatagaataacatTCGAAATGTTGCATgttcagtcatttatttatatttctgaGTTATTTACAAAGAACAGGAAGGTTGACACtgagaaaagagagaaagggACATCTACATGTCCGGGAGGTAACAAATGTTCAACAAATGCCATGATATGAAAATCCTGCGGCATTTGGAATGTGACAAAAGcagcattaataataataataataataataataataataataataataataataataataataataataataataataataataataataataaaactatttgaaaAGCGCAGTGAGACGCACGGGTAAGGAATTAGTACAGAAAAAAGGATGAAATGAGGGGGAAAATCACCTTGTCTTGGGCCAGTAAGAAACCTCTTTTATCCCTAACCCTAAAACATTTGCAGTGGATTACATATATTCTTTAATTCCAAAATAGAACAAAAGAATAGATCTTTGTTTTGGAACGTAATAATTGTACCTCTTCATGTCATTAAAAGCTTGAAAACCGTTCACTTCATAAACGAGCGCAAGAGACAACAgaaaaattaatatatatatatatatatatatatatatatatatatatatatatatatatatatataaaatacatgtatatatagTACATGTGAGTATAAGAGTGAGGTAATATGTAATACATTATCAAGTGCTGTGTTTTGTACCATTTGTACAATTTTCATGTGATTATTGTCCTGTGTgcaactgtcatgtctgataagcGGTGAAAAATACTTATATATCCCTGCGGCCTGCATAACGTCACAAACTGAACAGTCAATGGATCACGTGAACCTTCTGCATCTCACTCAGCAATGCCAACACAGACCACAGTTTTGCAATCAATACTTATTTCAAAAATAACTATAATAACCTGTCGTACTTATAAGATATGTTCTGCCATCAAGCCAAACTGTTAAACTGAGTTCAAACCATAGAAGTGAAAAGCAAACCGCCTGCTGGGTTCTACCTGCGGGTACATGTTCTGTTTGGGTTCTGCAGGCACCAACAGGCTACATGATGCTTTCTACTGTTTTTACgcgtgtgtgtttatgtgtgtgtgtatgggggTGGAGTGGGGGCTATAAAGGAAACGACAGTTCCATTTTTTACAAGCGTGTGAGGGGGTGGTGGTCTGAGGGGGCGGGGTAATGGGCAGAATTGCGCGGTTCACCCCTTTGCTGTGTACCCCGCATAGGGAACGTGAAAAATGGCTCTCGGGTTTGGTGTGATTAAACATGGAAACGAGgatgttctcaaaacaaaagaaaaatgctcaggaagaactctctctctctctctctctctctctctctctctctctctctctctctctctctctctctctctcacacacacacacacacacacacacacacacacacacacacacacacacacaaacgacTCTGAACAACAAAACTTAGTAGGTGGATGGActggagaaataaacaaaaagacaaaaaagaacaagTACCATCCCTACCACCGCCCCCAAAGACACGCACACAGACACGCGCACgtacgcgcgcgcacacacaaacaaacaacttcATAGCTGAGTAACGGAACATGATCAGGGGCCTGATTTCGGCCATGAGTTGCCTTTGTCCTCTTCTCAATAGTTAAGTTCATATTATGGTCCAAATTGCACATTCCGGAGGTTCTGCAGTGCCACTCCTTCAGTTTTCAGTCTAGAAGCTGGGGAACACGGGTGGGATCCTCCTGCCACAACTCAAAGAGCCGCACTATAGCGGTCCGGAGGAGCGGTTCTGAGACGCGGACACAATCTGAGCACTTGTGGTGCTGTTGGTCCCGGAGCGGACTTTCGTATTGGGCAGCTTGTGGTCCTTCTTCCATTTCATCCTCCGGTTTTGGAACCAGATCTTTATCTGCCGCTCTGACAGACACAGTGTGTGCGCAATCTCCACCCTACGTCTGCGTGTCAGATAACGGTTGTAGTGGAACTCCTTCTCCAGCTCCAGAACCTGCTGGCGCGTATAAGCCGTCCGCGAGCGCTTTGGCTCTCCACCTGTGTAGCTGGAATTGACTGTGAGAGAACAAAGGGACGAGGCATTTAAAAGCCAGTTACAGACAGAGGAACTGTGAACATCACCCAAAGAACAACAGAACTATGATATTTCTACAGACATTAACTGTATTTGAACCTGATGgactaaaacagtaaataaacaatattaTAACTTAAATAAATCAGACACAGGAGAGTTGGAaattttacataaataagatgtaATGTTATACACTTCCTGAGAAGATAGTAATGTTTTACTGTACTGTTGTCCTTTATATAAAGAAACAAACTAAGCAAATGAATAAGCCATTGACTGCAGTGTTCTTTCAGAAACAGCTAGCAAATAATAATCACAAGCGCGTTTTTCTGTGATCTGTGTTTTCTCGAGCTTTCTAGTTGCCCATATGATGCGCCAGGCCCGCAGCAGTGACACCATACACCAATGGCGTGACCTGAGCACATGTCGTGCGCGCAGACTTACTGGAAATttgaaaacaaatctgtttaaaGATAAGACAAATTTGCCTGTGACATAAGCCAATCATTCAAAGCTATTACACCTCGTTTTCGTCCATCTGGTGCGCAAACGGCACCAGCTGAAAGCGTGGATGGTGTGATGCCGTGTGTGTTCCAGCTACTGAAAAACAAAGGTGGTGGTTTTAGTGGAGACGGCAGTGGATCGGTGGGGCAGCAGACGTGATGGCACTGAATGGCTGACTGGGTAATGATTCAATAAATCTGAAAATTACAGACAGCTGTAAACAGATGTGACGCAGTGGAGTTCAGTCTCTCCAACTGCGACAGCTGAATTGGTTgtttaaaggaaaaacagaaacaaatgtccTTATTTGTAAACGCGAAGCTTTATGGAGTAAACGCAGTAATATGACTTAGCAAAACTGATATTTTGCTCTCGGCCGATGAGCACTCCGGTTGGAACGCAATAGGCTCCAAGCCTGCTGGAACATGACGAGAGAAGCCGTACTAGACTGGAGCTATTCGCTTTCACATTAGTGTTTTACGGCCGGGTCTATAAACATGAATATTTCATCTGCCATAAAACTTTCCTTTCCTTGGAACAGCGAGAGGGACGGAAGGCTGGAGTCCGCCGTTTATACAGCCGCACCACTTAAAGTCGAATTACCAGCGCATAAAAGCTAACTTATGGGCTCGCTCTGAGTTGTCATAAGGCAGAGCTGCCTGAGATCAGACTTCAAAAGACACCACAGCTGAGAGGTGTAATAAAAATTTATGGAGGATGTAATTATATTGACCCTGCAAACAGACGACCGTAAATCTCAACCCTGCAGCGACTGTTCTCCTCTGCTGCTAGCGGAACGCAGGGAGCAGACGTGAGCTCAGACGGAGGACACCGAGCTGTCTGATGGCCAGCTCTGCGCTgcagtcagagagagagagggagagagggaaaggGCGATAGAGTTCCCATGCAGCTCTTACCgatgtttacatgcactttCTTCATCCACGGATACACCACCGGGTCCTTTCGGCTGCTGGCGGGGGAAGACCCGCTTTGGCTGCGAGGAGTTTGAGCGCAGAGCGGAGGTGGAGGCGGGCTCGGTGTGACCGAGTCACAGCGGTGGCTCTGCTCGGACACAGGGGTGGTGTTCAGCCCGGTGGGGATAACGGTGTGACCCTGGGGGGACGTCCTTACAGAAGTGGGTTGCGGCGCACGCTGGCACGGTGTGTACGGCGGTTCAACTCGGTGCTGGTGATGAGCCGGGTGGTGTTCATTGTGGTAGATAGGGTCCGCCCGGAAAGTAGCAGGCTCCTGCGTCTGGGAGTTGTAATAGTCCGGGGAGTGACTGGGAAGATAGTCGCTTTGTGAATATTCCTCGCAGGGTGGGAACTTCGGATCCACATAGTTGGAGTTGATCAAATATGAGCTCATGGCCATTAATTTCAGTATTTTACTGAAATTTCACTGACTCGAAAAGATATAACTAAAATTTATATGTCATCCCTTTAGTCTTCGGTTATTCCTGTTCACTTGAACCCTCCTACTTTTCTGTCAAGTGAACAAAGTTAGGATTCCACGTGACAGCAGCCAGCCAATGGCACGCCTCTTGGACAGACCCCCGGATAAGGAAATGGAATTAAACATACAAACTGCTCCCGCACGCGCATGATCATATGACCTCAATTTTTGATCAGATCCTCTCCC
Proteins encoded in this region:
- the hoxb4a gene encoding homeobox protein Hox-B4a, which translates into the protein MAMSSYLINSNYVDPKFPPCEEYSQSDYLPSHSPDYYNSQTQEPATFRADPIYHNEHHPAHHQHRVEPPYTPCQRAPQPTSVRTSPQGHTVIPTGLNTTPVSEQSHRCDSVTPSPPPPPLCAQTPRSQSGSSPASSRKDPVVYPWMKKVHVNIVNSSYTGGEPKRSRTAYTRQQVLELEKEFHYNRYLTRRRRVEIAHTLCLSERQIKIWFQNRRMKWKKDHKLPNTKVRSGTNSTTSAQIVSASQNRSSGPL